In one window of Dokdonia sp. PRO95 DNA:
- the ahcY gene encoding adenosylhomocysteinase, with protein MSTKTVPYVPYKVKDISLAGWGRKEIELAEAEMPGLMSLREEYGDEQPLKGARIAGCLHMTIQTAVLIETLKALGAEVTWSSCNIFSTQDQAAAAIADAGIPVYAWKGMNEEEFDWCIEQTLFFGEDRKPLNMILDDGGDLTNMVLDRYPELAKDIKGLSEETTTGVHRLYERVKNGTLPMPAINVNDSVTKSKFDNKYGCRESAVDAIRRATDTMLAGKRVVVCGYGDVGKGTAASFKGAGSIVTVTEIDPICALQAAMDGFEVKKLENVVGNADIVITTTGNKDIIRGEHFEAMRDKVIVCNIGHFDNEIDMAWLNGNHGATKDEIKPQVDKYTIDGKDIIVLAEGRLVNLGCATGHPSFVMSNSFTNQTLAQIELWNNSEKYNNEVYMLPKHLDEKVAALHLSRLGAELETLSKDQADYIGVTVEGPFKPEYYRY; from the coding sequence ATGAGCACAAAGACAGTACCGTACGTACCGTACAAAGTAAAAGATATTTCCCTAGCGGGTTGGGGACGCAAAGAGATCGAACTTGCAGAGGCAGAGATGCCTGGGCTTATGTCTCTACGTGAGGAGTATGGAGATGAGCAGCCGCTTAAAGGTGCTCGTATCGCAGGATGTCTGCATATGACAATACAAACAGCTGTATTGATTGAAACATTAAAAGCACTAGGAGCAGAGGTGACTTGGTCTTCTTGTAATATATTTTCTACGCAAGATCAGGCTGCTGCAGCAATTGCAGATGCTGGTATCCCAGTATATGCTTGGAAAGGAATGAATGAAGAAGAATTTGACTGGTGTATCGAGCAAACACTTTTCTTTGGAGAAGATCGTAAGCCATTAAATATGATTCTTGATGATGGAGGAGATCTTACTAATATGGTATTAGATCGTTACCCAGAACTTGCAAAAGATATCAAAGGACTTTCTGAAGAAACTACAACGGGTGTACACCGTCTTTACGAGCGTGTAAAGAATGGAACGTTACCTATGCCAGCTATAAACGTAAATGACTCTGTAACTAAGTCTAAGTTTGATAACAAATACGGATGTCGTGAGAGTGCGGTAGATGCTATACGTCGTGCTACAGATACTATGCTTGCTGGAAAGCGTGTGGTAGTATGTGGATACGGTGACGTAGGTAAAGGAACAGCAGCATCTTTTAAAGGAGCTGGATCTATCGTTACAGTAACAGAAATCGATCCTATCTGTGCGCTTCAAGCTGCAATGGATGGTTTTGAAGTTAAGAAACTAGAAAACGTAGTAGGTAATGCAGATATCGTTATCACAACTACAGGAAACAAAGACATCATACGTGGTGAGCACTTTGAGGCAATGCGTGATAAAGTAATCGTTTGTAACATAGGTCACTTTGATAATGAGATCGATATGGCTTGGTTAAACGGTAACCACGGCGCTACAAAAGATGAGATCAAACCTCAAGTAGATAAGTATACTATAGATGGTAAAGATATTATCGTTCTTGCAGAAGGTCGTCTTGTAAACTTAGGTTGTGCAACTGGTCACCCTAGTTTTGTAATGAGTAACTCATTTACAAACCAGACACTAGCGCAAATCGAGCTTTGGAACAATAGCGAGAAGTACAATAACGAAGTTTATATGCTTCCTAAGCACCTAGATGAAAAAGTAGCAGCATTGCACTTATCAAGACTAGGAGCAGAGCTAGAAACACTTTCTAAAGATCAAGCAGATTACATCGGTGTGACAGTAGAAGGACCATTTAAGCCTGAATACTACAGATACTAA
- a CDS encoding TM2 domain-containing protein: MRLKITLLFAFVILAVTNTYAGFPVQRTAVAAVNGVTLTEDDQAEVLTSPAAVEADRQLVAILLWLFLGGFAAHRWYLGSPIGWNILFILTAGFFVVGWIIDGIEILTGSYPGL; this comes from the coding sequence ATGAGACTCAAAATTACACTATTATTTGCGTTTGTAATCCTTGCCGTTACAAATACCTATGCTGGATTTCCAGTACAGAGAACAGCAGTTGCTGCCGTAAACGGAGTAACACTTACTGAGGATGATCAAGCAGAGGTGCTTACTTCTCCTGCAGCAGTAGAGGCAGACCGCCAGCTAGTAGCTATCTTATTATGGTTATTCTTAGGAGGTTTTGCAGCACACAGATGGTACTTAGGAAGCCCAATAGGCTGGAACATCTTATTTATTCTTACAGCAGGTTTCTTTGTTGTAGGTTGGATAATTGATGGTATTGAGATCCTTACGGGTAGCTATCCTGGGCTGTAA
- a CDS encoding Lrp/AsnC ligand binding domain-containing protein, producing MKIVKDELIIDGIDKIILRQLMEDARKPILEIARKVGISGAAIHQRLRKLEKSGLIAGSKFIIDPKVLGYRTQAFIGVYLDRAANNARAVRQLKDIPEVIECHYTTGNWSVLIKILCKNNEDLMNLLNKKIQAIDGVSRTETFISLDQQIDRQIKI from the coding sequence ATGAAAATAGTAAAAGACGAACTTATTATAGATGGTATTGACAAGATAATCTTGCGCCAACTCATGGAAGATGCACGCAAGCCCATTCTTGAGATTGCTCGTAAGGTGGGGATTTCTGGAGCTGCCATACACCAGCGTTTACGCAAGCTAGAGAAGTCTGGACTTATAGCTGGCTCTAAATTTATTATAGACCCAAAAGTGCTAGGCTATCGCACACAAGCTTTTATAGGAGTATATCTTGATAGAGCTGCAAATAATGCAAGAGCAGTACGACAACTTAAAGACATTCCTGAGGTGATAGAATGTCATTACACTACTGGAAACTGGTCTGTTCTTATCAAAATTCTCTGCAAGAATAACGAGGATTTAATGAATCTACTCAATAAAAAAATTCAAGCGATAGACGGTGTATCACGTACTGAAACCTTTATCTCGCTTGATCAACAAATAGACAGACAGATTAAAATCTAA
- a CDS encoding saccharopine dehydrogenase family protein: MRKILVIGAGKSTSQLVNYLLSKSDTEDLQITVGDISIENAQKLINNHKNATAIRLDVFNKEEREQAIKAATIVISMLPARFHIEVARDCVTFEKSMVTASYISDEMQALDASVKEKGLVFMNEIGLDPGIDHMSAMQVIDRIRDKGGKMILFESFTGGLVAPESDTNLWNYKFTWNPRNVVLAGQGGAAEFIQEGTYKYIPYQRLFRRTEFLQIEGHGRFEGYANRNSLKYRSVYGLDDIPTLYRGTIRRVGFSRAWQMFVLLGMTDDSYQLENTEQMSYRDYVNLFLPYSPTDSVELKLRHYLKIDQDDLLWDKLLELDLFNANKKIGLTNATPAQALQRILEDKWTLAPEDKDMIVMYHKFGYELDGKRKQIDATMVNIGEDQVETAMARTVGLPVAMATLRILNGEITTPGVQLPIKKEVYEPILKELEDYGITFKEYEVDYLGYNPDIVGG; this comes from the coding sequence ATGCGAAAGATTCTCGTTATAGGCGCTGGAAAATCCACGAGCCAACTCGTTAACTACCTACTTTCTAAATCTGACACAGAAGATTTACAAATTACCGTGGGCGACATCTCTATAGAGAATGCTCAAAAACTCATCAATAATCATAAAAATGCTACTGCAATACGCCTTGATGTATTTAACAAGGAAGAACGTGAGCAGGCTATCAAGGCAGCAACTATAGTAATCTCTATGCTTCCTGCGCGTTTCCATATTGAGGTTGCTAGAGACTGCGTCACTTTTGAAAAGTCTATGGTAACTGCATCTTATATTTCTGACGAGATGCAAGCTCTTGATGCCTCTGTAAAAGAGAAAGGGCTTGTATTTATGAATGAAATAGGTCTAGACCCAGGCATTGATCATATGAGTGCGATGCAGGTTATAGATCGCATACGCGATAAGGGAGGAAAGATGATTCTTTTTGAGTCTTTTACAGGTGGTCTTGTGGCTCCAGAAAGCGACACTAATCTATGGAACTATAAATTTACTTGGAACCCTCGTAATGTAGTTCTCGCAGGGCAAGGTGGCGCTGCCGAATTCATACAGGAAGGCACTTACAAGTATATCCCATATCAACGCCTTTTTAGACGTACAGAATTTTTACAGATAGAAGGTCACGGTCGTTTTGAAGGATATGCAAATCGTAATTCTCTTAAGTATCGCTCTGTATATGGTCTCGATGACATCCCTACACTGTATCGTGGCACCATACGTAGAGTTGGCTTTTCTAGAGCTTGGCAAATGTTTGTACTCCTAGGTATGACAGATGATAGTTATCAACTAGAAAACACAGAGCAAATGAGTTACCGTGATTATGTAAATTTATTTTTACCCTACTCCCCTACAGATTCGGTAGAGTTAAAACTGCGTCACTACCTCAAGATCGATCAAGACGATTTACTCTGGGACAAACTATTAGAGCTTGATCTTTTTAATGCCAATAAAAAAATAGGGCTTACAAACGCAACTCCTGCTCAAGCATTACAACGCATCCTAGAAGACAAGTGGACACTAGCTCCAGAAGATAAGGACATGATTGTGATGTATCATAAATTTGGCTATGAGCTTGATGGTAAGCGCAAGCAGATTGATGCAACTATGGTAAACATAGGAGAAGATCAAGTAGAAACCGCAATGGCAAGAACAGTAGGCTTGCCAGTAGCAATGGCCACCTTACGCATTCTCAACGGAGAGATCACTACACCTGGAGTACAACTCCCTATCAAAAAGGAAGTCTACGAGCCTATTCTAAAAGAACTGGAAGACTACGGCATTACTTTTAAGGAGTACGAGGTTGACTATCTAGGTTATAATCCAGATATCGTAGGCGGATAA
- a CDS encoding DUF423 domain-containing protein: MDKKLRLTGGIFGLTAVIIGAFGAHGLEKVLDASAIATFETGVKYQMYHALLLLLIPVFALSEKTKKTVWVLLLLGVLFFSGSIYGLATNELTSFDFTKIALITPIGGTLLIVSWLLIVIHFIKSK; encoded by the coding sequence ATGGATAAAAAATTAAGACTCACAGGTGGGATTTTTGGACTGACAGCAGTTATTATAGGAGCATTTGGTGCTCATGGTCTTGAGAAAGTACTCGATGCATCTGCGATTGCGACTTTTGAGACGGGTGTAAAGTATCAAATGTACCATGCCTTATTGCTGTTGCTTATTCCAGTTTTCGCTTTAAGCGAAAAAACGAAAAAAACAGTATGGGTGCTGCTATTGCTAGGTGTTTTGTTCTTTTCGGGTTCTATATACGGGCTGGCAACCAATGAATTAACATCTTTTGATTTTACTAAAATCGCTCTCATCACCCCTATAGGTGGTACTTTGCTCATTGTTAGTTGGCTTTTGATAGTTATACATTTCATAAAATCCAAATAA
- the pckA gene encoding phosphoenolpyruvate carboxykinase (ATP), translated as MVADSLASKTLSLEKLGIKNAKINYQLSPEKLHEISVENDMGTTASSGALAVNTGKFTGRSPLDRFIVKDAKTEDKVWWGDINLPFGEEAFTKLKAKVANYLSEKEIYVRDSYACADDNYRLNIRVINEYPWSNMFAYNMFLRPTVEELKTFDPEWTILNAPGFLADPEVDGTRQSNFAILSFTEKTIIIGGTGYTGEIKKGIFSALNFILPVEKETLPMHCSANVGDNGETAIFFGLSGTGKTTLSADPERKLIGDDEHGWTKENTIFNFEGGCYAKVINLSKENEPDIFNAIKPGAILENVILDDNGNVAFEDTSITQNTRVSYPIHHIDNIQEPSVGKNPKNIFFLTADAFGVLPPISKLTPGQAAYHFISGYTAKVAGTEAGVTEPQPSFSACFGAPFMPLHPTKYAEMLSAKMKDAGVNVWLINTGWTGGPYGVGSRMKLKYTRAMIKAAMNGELPQETTHDNYHIHSVFGLAQPRTCPGVPTEVLSPRATWNNDEGYYATANKLARSFKDNFKKFEEYASEEIMNGQPPLG; from the coding sequence ATGGTCGCAGATAGCTTAGCTTCGAAGACACTTTCATTAGAAAAATTAGGCATCAAAAATGCCAAAATCAACTACCAACTCTCCCCTGAGAAACTACACGAAATAAGCGTAGAAAACGATATGGGAACTACTGCGTCTTCTGGCGCACTAGCAGTAAACACAGGTAAATTTACAGGAAGATCACCTTTAGATCGCTTTATTGTAAAGGATGCCAAAACAGAAGATAAAGTCTGGTGGGGCGACATTAACCTACCATTTGGCGAAGAAGCTTTTACAAAATTAAAAGCTAAAGTAGCCAACTATCTTTCTGAGAAAGAAATTTATGTACGAGACAGTTATGCTTGTGCAGATGACAATTACAGACTAAATATACGAGTGATAAACGAGTATCCTTGGTCTAACATGTTTGCTTATAACATGTTTCTTCGTCCTACGGTTGAAGAACTTAAAACATTTGATCCAGAGTGGACCATTCTTAATGCTCCAGGATTTCTTGCAGATCCAGAAGTAGATGGTACTCGCCAGAGCAACTTTGCAATTCTTTCATTTACAGAAAAAACAATCATTATAGGTGGAACTGGTTATACAGGTGAGATCAAGAAGGGAATCTTCTCTGCATTAAACTTTATCCTTCCTGTAGAAAAGGAAACATTGCCTATGCACTGTAGTGCAAACGTAGGTGATAATGGAGAAACTGCAATTTTCTTTGGACTTTCTGGTACTGGAAAAACAACACTTTCGGCAGATCCTGAGCGTAAGCTTATAGGAGATGATGAGCATGGATGGACTAAGGAAAATACCATCTTCAACTTTGAAGGAGGTTGCTATGCAAAGGTGATTAACCTATCTAAGGAAAATGAGCCAGATATCTTTAATGCAATCAAGCCAGGAGCAATACTAGAGAATGTAATTCTAGATGACAATGGTAATGTAGCTTTTGAAGATACTTCTATTACACAGAATACGCGTGTGAGTTACCCTATTCACCACATTGATAATATACAAGAGCCTTCTGTAGGTAAGAATCCTAAAAACATTTTCTTCTTAACAGCAGATGCTTTTGGAGTACTGCCTCCTATCTCAAAATTAACGCCAGGTCAAGCGGCATATCACTTTATAAGTGGTTACACGGCAAAAGTTGCTGGTACTGAGGCTGGAGTTACAGAGCCACAACCATCTTTCTCGGCTTGTTTTGGAGCGCCTTTTATGCCATTACATCCTACTAAATATGCAGAGATGCTTAGTGCAAAAATGAAGGATGCAGGTGTAAATGTATGGCTTATCAACACTGGGTGGACTGGTGGACCTTACGGAGTAGGATCACGTATGAAGCTTAAGTATACGCGTGCTATGATTAAGGCAGCGATGAATGGAGAGTTACCACAAGAGACAACTCATGATAACTATCACATACACTCTGTTTTTGGACTAGCACAGCCACGTACATGTCCAGGAGTACCTACAGAGGTGTTATCTCCTAGAGCAACTTGGAATAACGATGAAGGATACTATGCAACAGCAAATAAGCTTGCGAGATCTTTTAAAGATAACTTCAAGAAGTTTGAAGAGTATGCTAGTGAAGAAATAATGAATGGACAACCACCACTAGGGTAG
- a CDS encoding DMT family transporter: protein MPNKSLKWIYLVALSIIWGSSFILIKKGLVGLEPLQLGALRILFSAFVLLLFGWKSLKTIKKLEWKWIGVSALLGTGIPVFLFAFAETEIDSAVVGILNSSVPLLAFIFGILIFGAKFIKQQFIGVLLGLIGAGALIYIGAQINEEQNYWYASLVIIAASLYALNVNIIKRHLQEVSAIAIAAGNFVFLIIPALIILFYSDFFELPLSTDTTLQQSMGYIVVLSIFGTAIAKVMFNKLVQISNPVFASSVTYLMPIISVTWGLLDGEAFTSLQVIATLIILTGVYIGNTGKRKKV, encoded by the coding sequence ATGCCAAATAAATCGCTTAAGTGGATATACCTCGTGGCACTATCCATTATTTGGGGAAGTTCATTTATCCTTATTAAAAAAGGGCTAGTAGGTCTAGAACCACTACAATTAGGAGCTTTGCGCATCTTATTCTCCGCATTTGTTTTATTACTATTTGGCTGGAAAAGCTTAAAAACTATAAAGAAACTAGAATGGAAATGGATAGGAGTCTCTGCCTTGCTAGGAACTGGCATACCTGTATTTCTATTTGCCTTTGCCGAAACTGAGATTGATAGCGCCGTAGTAGGAATTTTAAATTCTAGCGTTCCGCTACTTGCTTTTATTTTTGGAATACTAATATTTGGTGCTAAATTCATAAAGCAGCAGTTTATAGGTGTTCTTTTAGGACTTATAGGCGCTGGAGCACTCATTTATATAGGTGCGCAGATAAATGAAGAGCAGAACTACTGGTACGCATCGCTAGTGATTATTGCAGCATCGCTATATGCACTCAATGTGAATATCATAAAACGCCATCTTCAAGAAGTGAGCGCCATAGCCATTGCCGCAGGGAATTTTGTTTTCTTAATTATCCCCGCCCTTATCATACTTTTTTACTCAGATTTCTTTGAGCTTCCATTAAGTACAGATACTACCTTACAGCAATCTATGGGATACATTGTCGTTCTTTCCATTTTTGGTACAGCTATCGCAAAGGTGATGTTTAATAAGCTAGTACAAATAAGCAATCCAGTGTTTGCCTCCTCTGTAACCTACTTAATGCCTATTATTTCTGTCACTTGGGGATTACTAGACGGAGAAGCGTTTACAAGTCTTCAAGTTATTGCTACGCTTATTATTCTTACCGGTGTTTATATTGGGAATACTGGAAAAAGAAAAAAGGTCTAA
- the gldD gene encoding gliding motility lipoprotein GldD produces the protein MKFTAFIIATFAALLLASCGGDTLPKPKGQLSLSYPKPSYSFTASDCDYNFDLNSLGKVRYKDNCSAVIDYPSLNGSVFLTYRAVNNNINALLNDAQKLTYEHVRKADDIIEEKYVNQEQGAYGMFYDIKGDAASQSQFYITDSTTHFLTGSIYFNTKPNYDSIYPAAMYLKNDIRHLMESIKWKE, from the coding sequence TTGAAATTTACAGCATTCATAATAGCAACATTTGCCGCACTATTACTAGCGTCTTGTGGTGGTGACACACTACCTAAACCTAAAGGGCAGCTCAGTTTATCATACCCTAAACCCTCATATTCATTTACCGCATCAGATTGTGATTACAACTTTGACCTCAACTCACTAGGCAAGGTGCGCTACAAAGATAATTGCTCTGCAGTTATTGATTATCCATCGCTCAACGGCAGTGTATTTTTAACCTATAGAGCGGTAAATAATAATATCAATGCCTTACTCAATGACGCACAAAAACTCACTTATGAGCATGTGCGCAAAGCAGATGATATTATTGAAGAGAAGTATGTAAACCAAGAGCAAGGCGCATACGGGATGTTTTATGACATTAAGGGAGATGCTGCTTCCCAGTCCCAATTTTACATCACAGACAGCACAACGCACTTTCTAACCGGATCTATTTACTTTAACACAAAACCTAATTACGATAGTATTTATCCCGCAGCTATGTATCTTAAAAACGATATTAGGCATTTGATGGAAAGTATCAAATGGAAAGAATAA
- a CDS encoding gliding motility-associated protein GldE — MDPDPELLLILLISVDPTTIVSIVVLLVLLMCSALISGAEVAFFSLSPSDLLETEEQVADRKMLIVKKLLTKPKKLLATILVANNAINIAIVLLFASLGEVIFSNITAEILGIPWRFLLEVVLITFLILLFGEILPKIYANRNNKKFAALVAYPLRVLDVVFTPLSSPMRAATLWIQRKLGEQKTSFNIDQLSQALELTSEEDTTKEEQKILKGIVSFGNTDTKQVMRPRMDVFALNKEDDYTSILKQITENGFSRIPVFSESIDTIEGILYVKDLLPHLNEKEFDWAKLIREPYFVPENKKLDDLLAEFKEKKNHLAIVVDEYGGTSGLISLEDIIEEIVGDIADEFDDENIIYSKLDEHNWVFDGKTSLKDFYRIIKLEETAIFENKKGEAETIAGFVLEVSGSFPRKNEVINYQNYTFTIEALDKKRIKQIKFTIKS; from the coding sequence TTGGACCCCGATCCCGAACTCTTATTGATATTATTAATTAGTGTAGACCCTACTACTATAGTAAGCATCGTAGTGCTTTTAGTACTACTCATGTGCTCTGCACTTATAAGTGGTGCCGAGGTTGCTTTTTTCTCACTATCACCTAGTGATCTTCTAGAAACAGAAGAGCAAGTTGCAGATAGAAAGATGCTCATTGTAAAAAAGCTTCTCACAAAACCTAAAAAGCTTCTAGCAACAATTCTTGTTGCAAATAATGCCATAAATATTGCAATTGTACTGCTCTTTGCAAGTCTAGGCGAAGTGATTTTTTCTAATATCACAGCAGAGATCCTAGGCATTCCTTGGCGTTTTTTACTGGAAGTAGTGCTTATTACGTTCTTAATCTTACTCTTTGGCGAGATTCTACCTAAAATTTATGCAAACCGTAATAACAAAAAATTTGCAGCACTGGTAGCCTATCCATTACGCGTACTTGATGTAGTTTTTACACCACTTAGTAGCCCTATGCGCGCTGCAACGCTATGGATACAAAGAAAACTAGGAGAACAAAAAACTAGCTTTAATATAGACCAGCTATCGCAAGCCCTAGAACTTACAAGTGAAGAAGATACCACAAAAGAGGAACAGAAGATTTTAAAGGGTATTGTCTCCTTTGGAAACACAGATACCAAGCAAGTGATGCGTCCTCGCATGGATGTATTTGCTCTCAATAAAGAGGATGATTATACATCTATTCTAAAACAAATTACAGAAAACGGCTTCTCGCGCATTCCTGTCTTTTCTGAAAGTATAGATACCATAGAGGGAATTCTATATGTAAAAGACCTGCTTCCTCATCTTAACGAGAAAGAATTTGACTGGGCAAAGCTGATACGCGAACCGTATTTTGTCCCAGAAAACAAAAAGTTAGATGACCTTCTTGCAGAGTTTAAAGAAAAGAAAAACCACCTCGCTATCGTAGTAGATGAGTATGGCGGTACGAGTGGCCTAATTTCTCTAGAAGATATTATTGAGGAAATTGTAGGAGACATCGCAGATGAGTTTGATGACGAAAATATCATCTATTCCAAACTCGATGAGCACAATTGGGTTTTTGACGGGAAAACATCCCTAAAGGATTTTTATCGTATTATAAAGCTAGAAGAAACTGCAATCTTTGAAAACAAAAAAGGAGAGGCAGAAACTATTGCTGGTTTTGTACTCGAAGTCTCTGGTAGTTTCCCACGTAAGAATGAGGTAATAAATTATCAAAACTACACGTTCACCATAGAAGCTCTTGATAAAAAACGAATCAAACAGATTAAATTCACCATAAAGTCTTGA
- the ssb gene encoding single-stranded DNA-binding protein, which yields MAGTINKVILIGHTGDDVKMNYFEGGNCIGRFPLATNEEYVNRTTGERVSNTEWHNIVVRNKAAEICEKYLKKGDKVYVEGRLKTRKWTDDKGMDRYSTEIQCQEFTFLTPKGESQGQSQGGVQQAQRPVQAARPQAQPYNPNQPAQPAQPSTDTSDVDDLPF from the coding sequence ATGGCAGGAACAATCAATAAAGTGATCTTAATAGGTCACACGGGAGATGATGTAAAGATGAACTACTTTGAAGGTGGGAATTGTATAGGACGTTTTCCGCTAGCGACTAATGAAGAATACGTAAATCGTACCACAGGCGAGCGAGTAAGTAATACAGAGTGGCACAACATTGTAGTGCGCAACAAGGCTGCCGAAATTTGTGAGAAGTATCTCAAAAAAGGTGACAAAGTATATGTAGAAGGACGTCTTAAAACACGCAAGTGGACAGATGATAAAGGAATGGATAGATACTCTACAGAAATCCAGTGCCAAGAATTTACCTTCCTTACACCTAAAGGCGAAAGCCAAGGGCAATCACAAGGAGGCGTGCAACAGGCGCAGCGACCAGTACAAGCAGCTCGTCCTCAAGCACAACCTTACAACCCTAACCAGCCAGCACAACCAGCACAACCCTCTACAGACACTAGCGATGTAGATGATTTGCCATTTTAA
- a CDS encoding AraC family transcriptional regulator: protein MLLHKPTFESITPDFGNSFTYQRFDEHHINDNSLWHYHPEIELVYVNGGTGRRQVGSNLSYYTWGTLILVGSNLPHCGFTDELTGNKSETVIHMKKDFLGDTFFNLPEMAAIKRLLQVAQRGIVFSGETKNRVGAMMESMEHQSDFNRLMTQITVLNELATTKEFRILNADGFSLLSDVKDNNRINEVFNYVKTHFKEEIPLEKMADITNLTIPSFCRYFKKITHKTFTQFVNEYRLVHASRLLAEQPMSITQVCFESGFNNFSHFNKKFKAFTGQNPSDYRKELRTVLE from the coding sequence ATGCTTCTGCATAAACCCACTTTTGAATCTATTACTCCAGATTTTGGAAATTCATTTACGTATCAAAGATTTGATGAGCATCATATTAATGATAACAGCTTGTGGCATTATCATCCAGAGATTGAGCTGGTTTATGTAAATGGAGGTACGGGAAGAAGACAAGTGGGAAGTAACTTGTCTTATTATACATGGGGTACTCTTATCCTCGTAGGGAGTAATTTACCTCATTGCGGTTTTACAGATGAACTAACTGGAAATAAAAGTGAGACTGTAATACACATGAAGAAAGATTTTCTAGGAGATACTTTTTTTAATCTTCCAGAAATGGCGGCAATTAAAAGATTATTGCAGGTAGCGCAACGTGGGATTGTATTTTCTGGTGAGACCAAAAATAGAGTAGGAGCAATGATGGAATCTATGGAGCATCAGTCGGATTTTAATCGTCTCATGACTCAAATAACTGTTTTAAATGAGCTGGCAACTACAAAAGAGTTTAGAATACTTAATGCAGACGGATTCTCACTTCTTTCTGATGTGAAAGATAATAACCGTATCAATGAGGTTTTTAATTATGTAAAAACACATTTTAAAGAAGAGATACCTTTGGAGAAAATGGCTGATATAACAAACTTGACCATTCCATCGTTTTGTCGCTATTTTAAAAAAATTACTCATAAAACATTTACGCAGTTTGTAAATGAGTATCGACTTGTGCATGCCTCTAGACTACTTGCTGAGCAACCCATGAGCATTACTCAGGTATGTTTTGAGAGTGGCTTCAATAACTTTTCTCACTTTAATAAAAAATTTAAAGCCTTTACGGGTCAAAATCCTTCAGATTATAGAAAAGAACTCAGGACGGTCTTGGAGTAG